TTATTTATTAGGAATTTTGATGGTGATGTTTTCGAATTTAAAAATCAAAGTGTTACAAAAATATTAAGCGGTACTAATGATATAGTAACTATGGAAGATAGCTTAATAGCTGTAACTAATGACGGTATCTATATTATCAATCACGGCGTATTATTATTATCAAAGCTTAAATTTAAGGCCTTAAGTTCATCGGCTAATTTTTACTCACAACATACACTTGGATTGTCTGAAAATCATCTATACGAGCTAAATTTAATCAACAAAAAATTAGAAACAAAAAAGATCGGGACTATAGATTTAAAAAAAGAAAGATTAAATAACATTATTATTTCACAAAACAAAAAGCATATTTACATTTCAAACTATGTTGATGGTTATTTTGATATATCACAAAATAAAAATTATCTAAAAAGGATAAATACTCCAGAAAAAAACATTTGGTCTATGACTAACATTGATACTGGATTACTTATCGCTAACAATAAAAGCAATATTTATCGATATAACAAATCAATATCAAATACTGTTGAAGTCAACAACCTTAATCATGGGCCTAAATCGATAATATCTATTGGTGATACCTTATTCATTGGCTCATCTGACGGTCTAACACTAAAAAATAATACGACAAAAGAAGAAAAAAAATTACTTTCTGATATTATTTTCAATATTAAAAAACACGGTAATTTCCTTTTTGCTTCTACTTTTGATGGAAAAATTTACAAGCTTAATTTTAAAGGAGAAATAATCACCCTTTTAGACACAAAAACGGGATTCCCTATATATGACACCTTACTCGATAAACAAACTTTATGGATAGCATCACAAAGCGGCTTGATAAAGTATAACAATGGTGTATTTACAAACATATTCAATCAAGATTTCGTATTCAACCTAACAAAAAATAAAAATAGTATATTTTTTGGAACAAAAAATTCAGTTTATGTATTAAAAAATGAAAATATAAAAAAAATAATAGATAGAAAGAAGATAATTTATTCAATAACAAGCATTGAAGATACTCTTACAATTGCTTCAAGTAGAGAAGTAATATTATTAGATCTTAATAAAAATAAAAAATACATTTTGAATACTGAAAATGGTTCTTTTGACGATTATAATACACAAGCAACACTTAGTATGGGTCAAGAAATAATACTTGGAAGCCCTGATGGTATGCTTCTAATTAATCCAATTGAGATCATATCAACACTAGAAAAAGAACCAAGCAACAAAATAAACTTTGAAGAACTTTTACTATTTAATTCTCCGGTAGAGGTAGGTTCGGAAAAATTGAAAGAACCACTTAATTATATTGAAAAAATCTCATTACGCTATTCGGACTACCCATTCACTATAAAATTTAATATCTTAGGGGAAAGCAATAAAGATTTTGAATTTTTTTATTATTTAGAAGATCTGGAAAAAACATGGTTATCAACTGAAGGTAATAATTCCGTAACTTATACTAATTTATCTCCTGGAAAATATAATTTTAAAATTTATGCAAAAAATCGTTCTTCCGGAAAAGAGACTAATGAAAGAAATATTAAGATATTAGTAACTCCACCATGGTGGTTATCAAATCTAGCGATAGGAATTTATGTTGCCATCATTATAATTATCATTACTTTAATTATTAAATCAGCAATACATCGTAGAAAAATCCAAAAGAAAATAGCCCAGAGTGAAGAACGTTTAAAATTATCATTATGGGGCAGTGGCGATGAAATGTGGGACTGGGATATTGAAAGTGGCAAAATCTACCGTTCTAATATATGGGGCTCTTTAGACTTCCCTCAAGACGGTCGTCGCTCGGGTAATCCTGATGAAGAAAGTAATATCCACCCTCTCGATAGAGATCGTGTGACAAGGGCGCTAAATGATCATTTCAATGCCCTAACCGATCACTTCGAAATTGCTTATCGCGTTAAAGCGCGCAACCAAGAGTGGATCTGGATTTTAGACAGAGCCAAGATAGTTGAACGTGATCAGAAAGATGTACCCCTTCGAATGACTGGCACCATTAAAGACATCAATAATATTAAGCAAGCAGAAGAGCAACTTCGTTTATTCGCTAGAGCAATTGAAAATATTTCTGAAGGGATGTTTATTCTCAATGAAAAATATCAATTTGTTGAAGTCAATAATGCCTGTTGTGAACTGGCAGCTTCGACAAAGGAAAAATTTACTCATGAAATACTCAATTTCACTCGTTATCCAGCCAGTTATTCAGAACAAATAAGAAACTTACTAAAACAGCAAGGTCGTTGGAGCGGCGAAGTTGAAGCGAGTAAAGGTAAAGACAATTATTTCTTAATGGAACTGACTATTGACGCTATATACAATGAACAAGGTGACACAAGTCATTATGTTGGCGTGTTTTCCGATATAACTCGCCGTAAACAACAAGAAGAAGAACTCAGAAAACTAACCAATAATGACTTACTTACCGGTTTACCCAATCGGTCTAGTTTGCAAGTGACACTCAGCAACCTAGTTAAAAAGGATGTTCATCACACCCTAATGGTGCTTGATTTAGATAATTTTAAACGTATTAATGACTCATTAGGCCATCAAATTGGTGATGACTTATTAATTGGTGTTGCTGAGCGTATAAAGTTAGCCATCCCAAAACATGCCAGCTTATACCGTCTAGGCGGCGATGAATTTGCCTTACTCGTCGATCAACACCCTGATATCGGATCATGTGCCGCCATTGCAACGCAAGTGATAAATTGTCTAAAGCCAGCTTTCACTCTTAATAATGACTCACTGGTACTAGGCATTAGTATCGGAATTGTGCTTTATCCTGAAGACGAGCAAAACGAGCAAGCATTGTTACGTAAAGCCGATATCGCCATGTATCACGCTAAGTCTGGTGGTGGCAACCGCTATCAATTCTATTCTGAGTCATTAAATCAAAATGCTTTACGTCAGCTTGAAATCGAAAGTTTAATCAGAGAAGCACTCAAAGACGATTTGTTTGAAGTATATTACCAACCCAAAATCGATGTGAAGAAAGATCGTCTTAACGGAATGGAAGCATTAGTGAGATTAAATCATCCTAAATTAGGCCTGATTGGACCGAATGAATTTATCCCCCTTGCCGAAGAAAATGGTTTAATCGTTGAAATTGGTGATGTCGTCTTGCGAAAAGCGTGTTTTGCTGCGCAGAAATGGCTCGAACTAGGATTATTTAGTGGTCGTGTTGCTGTCAATTTATCGTCAAGACAATTTGCTCTGCCCGATTTACAGCAACGAATAGAGTCAATTTTACGACTCACAAAGTTACCAGCTAAACACTTAGAGCTTGAAATCACTGAAGGAACTGTCATTAAAGATCCCGAACAAGCGATTAAAGTGATGCAGCAATTGGCTAAAATGGGTGTCAGCCTTGCTCTTGACGACTTTGGGACAGGTTATTCCTCTTTGTCTTATCTAAAGCGATTTCCTATTAATTGCTTAAAGATCGATAAAACCTTTGTTGATGACATAGATAAATCTGACCGAGACCTCAAGATGGTCGATTCAATTATTACTATTGCCCACAATATGGGACTGACCGTGGTAGGTGAAGGGGTTGAACAAACCGCACAACTCAATATATTAAAAGCACTTAATTGCGAAGAGATTCAAGGCTATATCTATAGTAAGCCTATTAAAGAAGCTGACTTTGAGCTTATGTTGAATGCAGACAAACTTAAATTTGAAGCATTAAACGGTACATTAAAGAAAAATAAATAACTACCTCTTATATTTGGCATAACAAATGCAAATGCAAGTTCAGTTGTCAAAATAATATTGTTATTTAACCCTGAGCTTCAATTACAAAATATAAGAGAGATTAAAATGATTAAAGGAATAATTACAGTTGCGGTTTTATCGGCATTATCATTCAATGGCTATTCAATGGTAAATAGTCCTATGACCGAAGCAGCAAATACTTGCAATGTTAGCATGTTAGACACTCGAACAGCTAAAATCCCGGGTGTTAAATTGCTTAACTCCCAAACAGCTAAAATCCCGGGCGTTAAACTGCTTAACACTCAAACAGTTAAAATCCCGGGCGTTAAACTGCTTAACTCTCAAACAGCTAAAATCCCGGGCGTTAAACTGCTTAACACCCAAACAGCTAAAATCCCGGGCGTTAAACTGCTTAACTCTCAAACAGCTAAAATCCCGGGCGTTAAACTGCTTAACACCCAAACAGCTAAAATCCCGGGCGTTAAACTGCTTAACTCTCAAACAGCTAAAATCCCGGGCGTTAAACTGCTTAACTCTCAAACAGCTAAAATCCCGGGCGTTAAACTGCTTAACTCTCAAACAGCTAAAATCCCAGGTGTTAAACTGCTTAACTCTCAAACAGCTAAAATCCCGGGCGTTAAACTGCTTAACACCCAAACAGCTTAAGGAGAACCCTATGTTTACTTCTCTAAAAATAGCACTTGGTTTAGCAAAACCAGCTCGTAAAAAAGTAAAATTGCCTGAAGGTTTAAATCACCTTGAAGTCATCCAAGCTAGAGCTTGGTGGAAGTAATTATTGAGATACTGATGATTAACCATCAGCCATAAAAAAAGGAGCATAAGCTCCTTTTTTGTTGTTTTGAATTTGAATTTGAATTTTTATATAGCAAACTAAAATGAGTTTAACCTTCTATTCTATAGCGGCCATGTCGCCAAACCTTCATATCAGCCAAGCGTTTGTGGGTGCTAAACAATGGGTAAGTGAGTGGCCCTAATATACAACCTACACATCCCCATCGCTTTACGGCTAAACCATGCTGATAAGCTGCAAAACCAAATAAAAAACCACTACTAATACTCACTAAAATAAGCATGAATAACCAACTAAACTGCATTATCGCTGACTCCAAATAACTCAGTTAACTTAATCCCTACTTATACAACATTACGATTCATCTTTGACTCGCAAGCAATC
The nucleotide sequence above comes from Shewanella sp. Arc9-LZ. Encoded proteins:
- a CDS encoding EAL domain-containing protein; amino-acid sequence: MNFFAASKENKYKSMPKILLFICVYFIFSFGAAAIEADDTESNFDLLLNYTNYGVADGLSQDTVTAIVEDPEGYVWVGTINGLNRFDGNEFKQFYAEENENSLPSSFIRNLLIDDNGTLLVGTDKGLVSYNKNTERFVKNEISDLIGKQTIWSLSKQKEGVIIGLENRIITYSNATRNIILDINENKFKEIKKIIKSKESLFIRNFDGDVFEFKNQSVTKILSGTNDIVTMEDSLIAVTNDGIYIINHGVLLLSKLKFKALSSSANFYSQHTLGLSENHLYELNLINKKLETKKIGTIDLKKERLNNIIISQNKKHIYISNYVDGYFDISQNKNYLKRINTPEKNIWSMTNIDTGLLIANNKSNIYRYNKSISNTVEVNNLNHGPKSIISIGDTLFIGSSDGLTLKNNTTKEEKKLLSDIIFNIKKHGNFLFASTFDGKIYKLNFKGEIITLLDTKTGFPIYDTLLDKQTLWIASQSGLIKYNNGVFTNIFNQDFVFNLTKNKNSIFFGTKNSVYVLKNENIKKIIDRKKIIYSITSIEDTLTIASSREVILLDLNKNKKYILNTENGSFDDYNTQATLSMGQEIILGSPDGMLLINPIEIISTLEKEPSNKINFEELLLFNSPVEVGSEKLKEPLNYIEKISLRYSDYPFTIKFNILGESNKDFEFFYYLEDLEKTWLSTEGNNSVTYTNLSPGKYNFKIYAKNRSSGKETNERNIKILVTPPWWLSNLAIGIYVAIIIIIITLIIKSAIHRRKIQKKIAQSEERLKLSLWGSGDEMWDWDIESGKIYRSNIWGSLDFPQDGRRSGNPDEESNIHPLDRDRVTRALNDHFNALTDHFEIAYRVKARNQEWIWILDRAKIVERDQKDVPLRMTGTIKDINNIKQAEEQLRLFARAIENISEGMFILNEKYQFVEVNNACCELAASTKEKFTHEILNFTRYPASYSEQIRNLLKQQGRWSGEVEASKGKDNYFLMELTIDAIYNEQGDTSHYVGVFSDITRRKQQEEELRKLTNNDLLTGLPNRSSLQVTLSNLVKKDVHHTLMVLDLDNFKRINDSLGHQIGDDLLIGVAERIKLAIPKHASLYRLGGDEFALLVDQHPDIGSCAAIATQVINCLKPAFTLNNDSLVLGISIGIVLYPEDEQNEQALLRKADIAMYHAKSGGGNRYQFYSESLNQNALRQLEIESLIREALKDDLFEVYYQPKIDVKKDRLNGMEALVRLNHPKLGLIGPNEFIPLAEENGLIVEIGDVVLRKACFAAQKWLELGLFSGRVAVNLSSRQFALPDLQQRIESILRLTKLPAKHLELEITEGTVIKDPEQAIKVMQQLAKMGVSLALDDFGTGYSSLSYLKRFPINCLKIDKTFVDDIDKSDRDLKMVDSIITIAHNMGLTVVGEGVEQTAQLNILKALNCEEIQGYIYSKPIKEADFELMLNADKLKFEALNGTLKKNK